One stretch of Saccharopolyspora erythraea DNA includes these proteins:
- a CDS encoding carbohydrate ABC transporter permease encodes MRENRTTGPESTDAVRQRRNPGPARENRVTGRAVAAYVIAFATVAPLLWLLLAAFRPESELYSAGWPSELTLDNVVYVLTEVPFLRYLANSAFISVTVTAIALFLHSMAAYALARMAFRGRGFAFASVVATLLISLPVILVPLFIVVRGLGMVDSYAGLIVPGLFNAFGIFLLRQFYLGVPRELEEAAHLDGCGHWRIYWHVILPLSRPMLAALAVLFFLANWNSFLWPLAVAQDESLRVVQVGIASLQGQYASKQHYVIAAAMLAALPTVLVFLVGQRWLVASLKTTGLK; translated from the coding sequence ATGCGTGAGAACCGGACAACGGGCCCCGAGTCCACCGATGCGGTCCGGCAGCGCCGGAATCCCGGCCCGGCGCGGGAGAACCGGGTCACCGGCCGCGCGGTGGCGGCCTACGTCATCGCGTTCGCCACCGTCGCGCCGCTGCTCTGGCTGCTGCTGGCCGCGTTCCGCCCGGAGTCCGAGCTGTACTCGGCGGGATGGCCGAGCGAGCTGACGCTCGACAACGTCGTCTACGTGCTGACCGAGGTGCCGTTCCTGCGCTACCTGGCCAACAGCGCGTTCATCTCGGTCACGGTCACCGCCATCGCGCTGTTCCTGCACTCGATGGCCGCCTACGCGCTGGCCCGGATGGCCTTCCGGGGCCGGGGGTTCGCCTTCGCCTCGGTCGTCGCGACCCTGCTGATCTCGCTGCCGGTGATCCTGGTGCCGCTGTTCATCGTGGTGCGCGGCCTGGGGATGGTCGACTCCTACGCCGGGCTGATCGTGCCAGGGCTGTTCAACGCCTTCGGGATCTTCCTGCTCCGGCAGTTCTACCTCGGCGTGCCGCGCGAGCTGGAGGAGGCTGCCCACCTCGACGGCTGCGGGCACTGGCGGATCTACTGGCACGTGATCCTGCCGCTGAGCCGCCCGATGCTGGCCGCGCTGGCGGTGCTGTTCTTCCTGGCCAACTGGAACTCGTTCCTGTGGCCGCTGGCGGTGGCCCAGGACGAGTCGCTGCGGGTCGTGCAGGTCGGCATCGCCTCCCTGCAGGGCCAGTACGCGTCCAAGCAGCACTACGTCATCGCCGCGGCGATGCTGGCCGCGCTGCCGACGGTGCTGGTGTTCCTGGTCGGCCAGCGCTGGCTGGTCGCGTCGCTGAAGACCACCGGCCTCAAGTGA
- a CDS encoding DUF397 domain-containing protein: protein MPADRASLSWRKSSRSGNNGACVEVAFVGEDVAARDSKDPDGPVLIFDRPCWATFIYRLSCRSRSFPSR, encoded by the coding sequence GTGCCAGCCGATCGGGCCAGCTTGAGCTGGCGCAAGTCCAGCCGCAGCGGTAACAACGGTGCCTGCGTCGAGGTGGCGTTCGTGGGCGAAGATGTGGCGGCTCGGGACTCCAAGGACCCGGACGGTCCCGTTCTGATCTTCGACCGTCCGTGCTGGGCGACGTTCATCTACCGCCTGAGCTGCCGATCAAGATCGTTTCCGTCACGCTAA
- a CDS encoding DUF397 domain-containing protein, with protein MVDANLLHARWRKSSHSNHQGECVEVAFVGEGVAARDSKDPDGPVLVFDRSRWTAFVARLNC; from the coding sequence ATGGTCGACGCCAACCTGTTGCACGCGCGCTGGCGGAAGTCGAGTCACAGCAACCACCAGGGAGAGTGCGTCGAGGTGGCGTTCGTGGGCGAGGGCGTGGCGGCCCGTGATTCCAAGGACCCCGATGGTCCCGTTCTGGTCTTCGACCGCTCGCGCTGGACGGCGTTCGTGGCGCGCCTGAACTGCTGA
- a CDS encoding nitric oxide synthase oxygenase, with protein sequence MFRVSGEAPESFFSGAGRAAAPTRRLRVASRRPAGAPPVDMAEAEEFLRLFHAENRDSGSLQYRIDRMRYEVETVGTYRHTEAELAFGARVAWRNSARCIGRLYWKSLKVRDLRDVHTVADVAGHCVQHLRQATNGGKIRPVISIFPPDTPSRPAPRIWNEQLIRYAGYERRDGSVLGDPRYRGFTAAVRSFGWHPPREPGAFDVLPLVVETAEEGAHMFALPRDAISEVALRHPDLRWFGALGLRWHAVPVISNMRLSIGGVSYPAAPFNGWYMGTEIGARNLADPGRYDLLPVVAERLGLDTSRPDTLWKDRALVELTRAVQHSFHEAGVTVTDHHTESERFLTHVRREEAAGRKCPADWSWIVPPMSGGQTPVFHRYYDTEPQLPDFFADEEATRRALHGGPPHFS encoded by the coding sequence GTGTTCAGGGTGAGTGGCGAGGCTCCGGAGTCGTTCTTCTCCGGCGCGGGCAGGGCGGCGGCGCCCACCCGGCGGCTACGCGTCGCGAGCCGCCGTCCGGCGGGCGCTCCGCCGGTGGACATGGCCGAGGCCGAGGAGTTCCTGCGGCTGTTCCACGCGGAGAACCGCGACTCCGGCTCCCTCCAGTATCGCATCGACCGCATGCGCTACGAGGTCGAGACGGTCGGCACGTACCGCCACACCGAGGCCGAGCTGGCCTTCGGCGCGCGCGTCGCGTGGCGCAACAGCGCCCGCTGCATCGGCAGGCTGTACTGGAAGAGCCTGAAGGTGCGGGACCTGCGCGACGTGCACACCGTCGCCGACGTCGCCGGGCACTGCGTGCAGCACCTGCGCCAGGCCACCAACGGCGGCAAGATCCGTCCCGTGATCAGCATCTTCCCGCCGGACACGCCGAGCCGCCCGGCCCCGCGCATCTGGAACGAGCAGCTGATCCGCTACGCCGGCTACGAGCGCCGGGACGGCAGCGTCCTCGGCGATCCGCGCTACCGCGGCTTCACCGCGGCCGTGCGCAGCTTCGGCTGGCACCCGCCGCGCGAGCCCGGCGCCTTCGACGTCCTGCCGCTGGTCGTGGAGACGGCGGAGGAAGGCGCGCACATGTTCGCGCTGCCGCGCGACGCGATCAGCGAGGTGGCGCTGAGGCATCCGGACCTGCGGTGGTTCGGCGCGCTCGGGCTGCGCTGGCACGCGGTCCCGGTGATCAGCAACATGCGGCTGTCGATCGGCGGCGTCTCCTACCCCGCGGCGCCGTTCAACGGCTGGTACATGGGCACCGAGATCGGGGCCCGCAACCTCGCCGACCCCGGTCGCTACGACCTGCTGCCGGTGGTCGCCGAACGCCTCGGCCTGGACACCTCCCGGCCGGACACGCTGTGGAAGGACCGGGCGCTGGTGGAGCTGACCAGGGCCGTGCAGCACTCGTTCCACGAGGCCGGGGTGACGGTCACCGACCACCACACCGAGTCCGAGCGCTTCCTCACCCACGTGCGGCGGGAGGAGGCCGCCGGACGGAAGTGCCCGGCGGACTGGAGCTGGATCGTGCCGCCGATGTCGGGCGGGCAGACCCCGGTCTTCCACCGCTACTACGACACCGAGCCCCAGCTCCCGGACTTCTTCGCCGACGAGGAAGCCACCCGCCGCGCACTGCACGGCGGCCCACCGCACTTCTCCTGA
- a CDS encoding urea carboxylase-associated family protein: MNDRAAAYQATAGGPLDVDTAFYDRVAVRAGAHELVESFEIPIRSGRAWHVPAGHLCRIVTVTGPQVGDLNVWNAADPRERMWASRTRQLQRAHISTHDRIWSTLPFLRPLLTVTDDSLAGYGEDDQGGRVHDLLGTRCDPYVNRMLTGEDFDFHCHSNLVRAVLPHGLTEFDVHDVLNVFQCTGLNDEDRYFMKACPARAGDFFEFFAEIDLLCALSTCPGGDLSVPLWGPDARDPLEVCRPLGVEVYRPDGELLSGWSSPPRAAYRNLHGIKRPEWTDVG; this comes from the coding sequence TTGAACGATCGGGCAGCCGCGTACCAGGCCACCGCCGGTGGCCCGCTGGATGTCGACACCGCGTTCTACGACCGGGTGGCGGTGCGCGCGGGCGCGCACGAACTGGTCGAGTCCTTCGAGATCCCGATCAGGTCCGGGCGCGCGTGGCACGTGCCCGCCGGCCACCTGTGCCGGATCGTGACGGTCACCGGCCCGCAGGTCGGCGACCTCAACGTGTGGAACGCCGCCGACCCGCGCGAGCGGATGTGGGCCTCCCGCACCCGGCAGCTCCAGCGCGCGCACATCAGCACCCACGACCGCATCTGGTCCACGCTGCCGTTCCTGCGACCGCTGCTGACCGTGACCGACGACTCGCTGGCCGGCTACGGGGAGGACGATCAGGGCGGGCGGGTGCACGACCTGCTCGGAACCCGCTGCGACCCCTACGTCAACCGGATGCTAACCGGCGAGGACTTCGACTTCCACTGCCATTCGAACCTGGTGCGCGCGGTCCTGCCGCACGGGCTGACCGAGTTCGACGTGCACGACGTGCTCAACGTCTTCCAGTGCACCGGGCTCAACGACGAGGACCGCTACTTCATGAAGGCGTGCCCGGCGCGGGCGGGCGACTTCTTCGAGTTCTTCGCCGAGATCGACCTGCTGTGCGCGCTGTCGACCTGCCCCGGCGGCGACCTGTCGGTGCCGCTGTGGGGCCCGGACGCGCGCGACCCGCTGGAGGTGTGCAGGCCGCTGGGTGTGGAGGTGTACCGGCCGGACGGGGAGCTGCTGAGCGGGTGGTCGTCACCGCCGCGCGCGGCCTACCGGAACCTGCACGGCATCAAGCGTCCTGAGTGGACGGACGTGGGGTGA
- a CDS encoding ABC transporter substrate-binding protein: protein MVTESGPGLSRRGFLRGVGAAAVTGPALVGCAPRRNPREISLWNFYGPGGQTKSQSDWFVQLAEDWNATHDVKVRLRYVPNKDYKAGPTLQTSFSAGAGPDVFLLSPGDFLRYYNGGALADITPHLPPGAREDFLPEVLETRLVDGRVYGLPMEIEPLALYYGERAFEQAGLSEGDLPRTWDDLLGLAERLTTPERFGMLFETNPGYYQNFTWYQCMWMSGGEVFTPDQRRAAFNGAGVHDALRFWQDAVRAGSAPRRVQGEGGNDTISNIADGFCAMQQTGIWGIAEIAEQAPDFRYGVVPMPAPPGGAYTTVLGSWALVANAKGANPEAAAEFVAWALGSFEPSCIDRMRRWNTEAKSNLPPRYSVRRAAEERGAFGDGPMRVFADQVMAEARPEPRYPPEVYRAISDALQSCQLDGGDPAEAAAGAAEQIDTFLSTYDGAAIH from the coding sequence ATGGTGACGGAGTCCGGTCCGGGGTTGAGCCGCCGCGGTTTCCTGCGCGGCGTCGGGGCGGCCGCCGTCACCGGGCCCGCGCTCGTCGGCTGCGCGCCGCGACGGAATCCCCGCGAGATCAGCCTGTGGAACTTCTACGGGCCGGGCGGGCAGACCAAGAGCCAGAGCGACTGGTTCGTCCAGCTCGCCGAGGACTGGAACGCCACCCACGACGTCAAGGTCCGGCTGCGCTACGTGCCGAACAAGGACTACAAGGCCGGTCCCACGTTGCAGACGTCGTTCAGCGCCGGTGCCGGTCCCGACGTCTTCCTGCTCAGCCCCGGCGACTTCCTGCGCTACTACAACGGGGGAGCGCTGGCCGACATCACCCCGCACCTGCCGCCCGGCGCACGCGAGGACTTCCTGCCGGAGGTGCTGGAAACGCGGCTGGTCGACGGGCGCGTCTACGGGTTGCCGATGGAGATCGAGCCGCTGGCGCTGTACTACGGCGAGCGCGCGTTCGAGCAAGCCGGGCTCTCCGAAGGAGATCTGCCGCGCACCTGGGACGACCTGCTGGGCCTCGCCGAACGGCTCACCACCCCGGAGCGCTTCGGCATGCTCTTCGAGACCAATCCCGGCTACTACCAGAACTTCACCTGGTACCAGTGCATGTGGATGTCCGGTGGAGAGGTGTTCACCCCGGATCAGCGCCGCGCGGCGTTCAACGGCGCGGGAGTGCACGACGCCCTGCGGTTCTGGCAGGACGCGGTGCGCGCGGGCTCGGCGCCGCGCCGCGTGCAGGGCGAAGGCGGCAACGACACCATCTCCAACATCGCCGACGGCTTCTGCGCGATGCAGCAGACCGGGATCTGGGGCATCGCCGAGATCGCCGAGCAGGCACCGGACTTCCGCTACGGCGTCGTCCCGATGCCCGCCCCGCCCGGCGGTGCCTACACCACGGTCCTGGGCAGCTGGGCGCTGGTGGCCAACGCCAAGGGCGCCAACCCCGAGGCCGCCGCTGAGTTCGTCGCCTGGGCGCTCGGCAGCTTCGAACCCTCGTGCATCGACCGGATGCGCCGCTGGAACACCGAGGCCAAGTCGAACCTGCCGCCCCGCTACTCGGTGCGCCGCGCGGCCGAGGAGCGCGGCGCCTTCGGCGACGGGCCGATGCGGGTTTTCGCCGACCAGGTGATGGCCGAGGCGCGGCCGGAACCCCGCTACCCGCCCGAGGTCTACCGCGCGATCTCCGACGCACTGCAGTCCTGCCAGCTCGACGGCGGCGACCCCGCCGAAGCCGCGGCCGGTGCGGCCGAGCAGATCGACACCTTCCTGTCGACCTACGACGGAGCGGCGATCCATTGA
- a CDS encoding carbohydrate ABC transporter permease, whose amino-acid sequence MSATLTEPTATRSPARRTGRRRDDSAAAFAFLAPDGVGLLLFVAVPTALALVVGLFDVDGFGNVSWAGLDNFRLMAGDGLLWRSFGITATYAVLFVPLTFFAALGLALLVKDRFPGVGAVRAALFLPNACSLVVIGLMWQFMLTDKTGVVSRMFAAVGLDGISWLGDPGLALFTLVLISVWFLMGYQMLIFLGGLQDIPREYYDAATVDGAGAWQRFRHVTWPMLRPTSFFVLVTATINAVTGLQAFDLVFVTTSGGPANSTSTIVFYAYQQAFQFGRFGYAAAICALLVLVLGAVTAGLFALTRGGRFDA is encoded by the coding sequence ATGAGCGCAACGCTGACCGAGCCGACCGCGACCAGATCCCCGGCCCGCCGCACCGGCCGCCGCCGGGACGACTCGGCCGCCGCCTTCGCCTTCCTGGCCCCGGACGGCGTGGGCCTGCTGCTGTTCGTCGCGGTGCCGACCGCGCTGGCGCTGGTGGTCGGGCTGTTCGACGTCGACGGGTTCGGCAACGTGAGCTGGGCCGGACTGGACAACTTCCGTCTGATGGCCGGAGACGGGCTGCTCTGGCGCAGCTTCGGCATCACGGCCACCTACGCGGTGCTGTTCGTGCCGCTGACCTTCTTCGCCGCGCTCGGGCTGGCGCTGTTGGTCAAGGACCGGTTCCCGGGCGTCGGCGCGGTGCGCGCCGCGCTGTTCCTGCCCAACGCGTGCAGCCTGGTCGTCATCGGCCTGATGTGGCAGTTCATGCTCACCGACAAGACCGGCGTGGTCAGCAGGATGTTCGCCGCGGTCGGCCTGGACGGGATCTCCTGGCTGGGCGACCCTGGCCTGGCGCTGTTCACGCTGGTGCTGATCAGCGTGTGGTTCCTGATGGGCTACCAGATGCTGATCTTCCTGGGCGGTCTGCAGGACATCCCGCGCGAGTACTACGACGCGGCCACTGTGGACGGTGCGGGCGCGTGGCAGCGGTTCCGCCACGTGACCTGGCCGATGCTGCGGCCGACGAGCTTCTTCGTGCTGGTCACCGCGACCATCAACGCCGTGACCGGGTTGCAGGCGTTCGACCTGGTCTTCGTGACCACCTCGGGCGGACCCGCCAACTCGACCTCGACCATCGTCTTCTACGCCTACCAACAGGCGTTCCAGTTCGGCCGCTTCGGCTACGCCGCGGCGATCTGCGCCCTGCTGGTGCTGGTGCTCGGCGCGGTGACCGCGGGCCTGTTCGCGCTGACGCGGGGAGGGCGATTCGATGCGTGA
- a CDS encoding RNA-guided endonuclease InsQ/TnpB family protein, which yields MGSNQRRSQLRPWGGNLSRKPFQARSEAWDREQRRVNYAAASAMLTAWKKTDDLTFLNEVSSVPLQQALRHLQSAFASFIAKRARYPRFKCRKKSRASAEYSRSAFRWRDGRLSLAKMVEPLNIVLSRPLPEGAEPSTVTVSRDAAGRWFVSILVETSVEHLPATDNALGVDAGIESLATLSTGEKIANPRHERRDRKRLAKAQRDLHRKAKGSNNREKASLKVARIHARIADRRRDHLHKLTTRLVRENQTVVIEDLNVSGMLGNGKPARAISDASWSQFRSMLEYEAAWYGREVIAVDRWLPSSKTCSVCGQVADAMSLRVRSWVCTCGADHDRDVNAARNILAAGLAVAACGDGVRPARRKPERQLSAKQETQPARVGTYGLRACRGRQWIAAPS from the coding sequence TTGGGCTCCAATCAGCGGAGATCCCAGCTCCGGCCGTGGGGAGGAAACCTCTCCCGAAAGCCCTTCCAAGCGCGCAGCGAGGCATGGGATCGCGAGCAGCGGCGGGTGAACTACGCCGCCGCCTCGGCGATGCTCACCGCGTGGAAGAAGACCGACGACCTGACGTTTCTCAACGAGGTGTCGTCGGTGCCGTTGCAGCAGGCGCTGCGGCATCTGCAGAGCGCGTTCGCGTCGTTCATCGCCAAACGAGCGAGGTACCCGCGTTTCAAGTGCCGCAAGAAGTCCAGGGCGTCGGCCGAGTACTCCCGGTCGGCCTTCCGGTGGCGTGATGGTCGATTGTCGCTGGCCAAGATGGTCGAGCCGCTGAACATCGTGTTGTCGCGGCCCCTGCCAGAGGGTGCGGAGCCTTCGACGGTCACGGTGTCGCGAGACGCCGCTGGCCGTTGGTTCGTGTCCATCCTGGTCGAAACCAGCGTCGAGCACCTGCCCGCCACCGACAACGCTCTCGGCGTCGATGCGGGGATCGAGTCCCTGGCCACCTTGTCGACCGGGGAGAAGATCGCCAACCCTCGGCACGAACGCCGCGACCGGAAGCGCCTGGCAAAGGCTCAACGGGACCTCCACCGCAAAGCCAAGGGCAGCAACAACCGGGAGAAGGCAAGCCTCAAGGTCGCCCGCATCCACGCACGGATCGCCGACCGGCGGCGAGACCACCTGCACAAGCTCACCACTCGACTCGTCCGTGAGAACCAAACGGTCGTGATCGAGGATCTCAACGTGTCGGGCATGCTCGGCAACGGCAAGCCGGCGCGTGCGATCTCCGATGCTTCGTGGTCGCAGTTCCGCTCGATGCTGGAGTACGAAGCCGCGTGGTACGGCCGTGAGGTGATCGCGGTCGATCGGTGGCTGCCTTCGTCGAAGACATGCTCGGTGTGCGGCCAGGTCGCTGACGCGATGTCGCTTCGCGTGCGGTCGTGGGTCTGCACCTGCGGCGCGGACCATGACCGCGACGTCAACGCAGCGCGCAACATCTTGGCCGCCGGACTGGCGGTTGCAGCCTGTGGAGACGGTGTAAGACCCGCCCGGCGAAAGCCGGAACGGCAACTGTCGGCGAAGCAGGAAACCCAACCCGCGAGGGTCGGGACCTACGGCCTTCGGGCGTGTAGGGGACGTCAATGGATCGCCGCTCCGTCGTAG
- a CDS encoding helix-turn-helix transcriptional regulator has protein sequence MRASRLISLVLLLQARGTMTAAELARELEVSERTVTRDVLALSEAGVPVYSERGRGGGYRLVGGYRSRLTGLHRAEAEALFLAGVPGPAGEMGLSEAVAAARLKASAALAPPFRDAPARVRQRFHLDAPRWFREPETPPRLAEVARAVWSDRVIAAWYRRGEQEVRRDLEPYGLVLKAGVWYLAARSGQRFLVYRVDRFDRVEVGDAAFDRDTAFDLPGFWADRSAEFARSLLRTRITVRVSPDGLRKLNATGDRVGVAEAVDGAGEPDGQGWLTLALPVESLDIAYHQVLELGPEAEVVEPAALRERMTESASRLTALYR, from the coding sequence ATGCGTGCGTCCAGACTGATTTCACTGGTGTTGCTGCTCCAGGCCCGGGGGACCATGACCGCGGCCGAGCTGGCGCGGGAGCTGGAGGTCTCCGAGCGCACCGTCACCCGCGACGTGCTGGCGCTGTCGGAGGCAGGGGTGCCGGTCTACAGCGAGCGCGGGCGCGGCGGCGGGTACCGGCTGGTCGGCGGGTACCGCTCACGGCTCACCGGGCTGCACCGCGCCGAGGCCGAGGCGCTGTTCCTGGCGGGCGTGCCCGGGCCTGCGGGCGAGATGGGTCTGTCCGAGGCGGTCGCGGCCGCGCGCCTGAAGGCCTCGGCCGCGCTCGCGCCGCCCTTCCGCGACGCGCCCGCCCGGGTGAGGCAGCGCTTCCACCTCGACGCGCCCCGCTGGTTCCGCGAGCCGGAAACCCCGCCGCGGCTGGCGGAAGTCGCCAGGGCGGTGTGGTCCGACCGCGTGATCGCGGCGTGGTACCGGCGCGGCGAGCAGGAGGTCCGGCGCGACCTCGAGCCGTACGGGCTGGTCCTCAAGGCGGGTGTCTGGTACCTGGCGGCGCGCAGCGGGCAGCGCTTCCTGGTGTACCGGGTCGACCGCTTCGACCGCGTCGAGGTCGGCGACGCCGCCTTCGACCGCGACACCGCCTTCGACCTGCCCGGGTTCTGGGCCGACCGGTCGGCGGAGTTCGCGCGCTCCCTGCTGCGGACGCGCATCACCGTCCGCGTCAGCCCCGACGGCCTGCGCAAGCTCAACGCCACCGGCGACCGCGTCGGGGTGGCCGAGGCGGTCGACGGCGCCGGCGAGCCCGACGGGCAGGGCTGGCTCACCCTCGCCCTGCCCGTCGAGTCCCTGGACATCGCCTACCACCAGGTGCTCGAGCTCGGCCCGGAGGCCGAGGTCGTCGAACCCGCCGCGCTGCGCGAGCGGATGACCGAGAGCGCCTCCCGGCTCACCGCCCTCTACCGGTAG
- a CDS encoding cell division protein FtsQ/DivIB — MTTRSRGRGPARPGVRRSTGGRPVRAAAVPPPWRRWLLPGVVAAATVVALVLYFTPVLGVRDVRVEGNGALSEQEVLAAAGVELGKPMLQVDEEQIAERLRAVPKVAEAGVELAWPSTVQLRVTERVPVAYLVTSTGFQLVDAGGVTFDQVPQAPAGLPRLEARPAGPGDPAITAAMTVLTALPPAVRAEVTAVIAQNPRDLRLHLRGDREVEWGDVRETPRKAAILTPLLTRPGRVYDVTSPILPTVAK; from the coding sequence GTGACGACGCGGTCGCGCGGTCGCGGACCGGCCAGGCCCGGGGTGCGCCGCAGCACCGGCGGCCGGCCGGTGCGTGCCGCCGCCGTGCCGCCGCCGTGGCGGCGTTGGCTGCTGCCCGGGGTGGTCGCGGCGGCGACCGTGGTCGCGCTCGTCCTGTACTTCACGCCCGTGCTGGGCGTGCGCGACGTTCGCGTCGAAGGCAACGGTGCGCTGTCCGAGCAGGAGGTCCTGGCCGCGGCCGGGGTAGAGCTGGGCAAGCCGATGCTGCAGGTCGACGAGGAGCAGATCGCCGAGCGGCTGCGCGCGGTGCCGAAGGTCGCCGAGGCCGGGGTCGAGCTGGCGTGGCCGTCGACGGTCCAGCTGCGGGTCACCGAGCGCGTGCCGGTGGCCTACCTGGTCACCAGCACCGGATTCCAGCTCGTCGACGCGGGCGGGGTCACCTTCGACCAGGTGCCGCAGGCCCCGGCCGGGCTGCCGAGGCTGGAGGCGCGCCCCGCCGGTCCGGGCGACCCGGCGATCACCGCCGCGATGACCGTGCTGACCGCGCTGCCCCCGGCCGTGCGCGCCGAGGTGACGGCGGTGATCGCGCAGAACCCCCGCGACCTGCGCCTGCACCTGCGCGGCGACCGCGAGGTGGAGTGGGGCGACGTGCGTGAGACGCCGCGCAAGGCCGCGATCCTGACGCCCCTGCTCACCCGCCCCGGCCGCGTCTACGACGTGACCAGCCCGATTCTGCCCACCGTGGCGAAGTAG
- a CDS encoding helix-turn-helix domain-containing protein, with translation MTPRTDSGWLRRRIGRELRTLREATPGPDGRKITTTEAARELGCTQPKISSIEAGKHRLQWRDVRDLLRFYGASDIETERLVKWAKRSNEPIWWAPFADVVEDWFADLVGAEGEAEREITYAHGVLPGLLQTESYIRALTDRSPMVAPEQRELVVGLRLERQHRLSEDEPLELVALIEESVLSRPVGSPEVMREQLEHLASMSKRDNVVIQVLPTAAGPHAAVDGAFTLLEFAEFDPAVYVQQHPAIGACYSDDQRLVDTFTMIAKEVRKLASSPRESLSLIRDRADEFS, from the coding sequence ATGACGCCGAGGACGGACTCGGGTTGGCTGCGGAGGCGAATCGGCCGCGAGCTGCGCACACTGCGCGAGGCAACGCCGGGTCCGGACGGGCGCAAGATCACGACGACGGAAGCTGCCCGGGAACTCGGCTGCACGCAACCGAAGATCTCCAGCATCGAGGCCGGAAAACATCGCTTGCAGTGGCGTGACGTCCGGGACCTGCTCCGTTTCTACGGAGCGTCTGACATCGAGACCGAACGGCTGGTGAAGTGGGCGAAGCGGTCCAATGAGCCGATCTGGTGGGCGCCCTTCGCTGATGTCGTCGAGGACTGGTTCGCCGATCTCGTCGGCGCCGAAGGTGAAGCTGAACGTGAGATCACTTATGCGCACGGCGTGCTGCCCGGTCTGCTGCAGACGGAAAGCTACATCCGCGCGCTGACTGACCGGAGTCCGATGGTTGCGCCAGAACAGCGCGAACTCGTCGTCGGTCTTCGACTCGAACGGCAGCACAGGTTGAGCGAGGACGAACCGCTGGAACTGGTCGCGCTCATCGAGGAGTCCGTGCTGTCGCGTCCGGTCGGTTCGCCGGAAGTCATGCGCGAGCAGCTCGAACACCTCGCCTCGATGAGCAAGCGGGACAACGTGGTCATCCAGGTGTTGCCGACCGCGGCTGGCCCGCACGCGGCTGTCGACGGGGCGTTCACCCTCTTGGAATTCGCCGAGTTCGATCCCGCCGTTTACGTCCAGCAGCATCCGGCGATCGGCGCTTGTTACTCCGACGACCAGCGGCTTGTCGACACGTTTACGATGATTGCGAAAGAGGTTCGCAAGCTTGCGTCGAGCCCGCGCGAGTCGCTGTCGCTGATCCGCGACCGGGCCGACGAGTTCTCCTGA
- a CDS encoding amino acid ABC transporter ATP-binding protein yields MDVIGAPRIARRRVPHSGREVVKLRGVRKHFGDRRGIDGIDVTVHQGEVVAVIGPSGAGKSTLARVVNHLEVPDEGTVEVNGRAIGRRADGRPAGSRELAEQRRDVGMVFQRFNLFPHKTVLENVMLAPAYLRVGAPDEIRANALELLRKVGLSEHLQRYPHELSGGQQQRVAIARALAMRPSVLLFDEPTSALDPELVGEVLSVMSDLAQEGRTMLVVTHELRFVRDIADWVVFVDHGRILRQGRPEEILRGAGEQRIERFFASVNP; encoded by the coding sequence ATGGACGTGATCGGCGCGCCGCGCATCGCCCGGCGGCGCGTGCCGCACTCGGGCCGGGAGGTCGTGAAGCTGCGCGGGGTGCGCAAGCACTTCGGCGACCGGCGCGGCATCGACGGCATCGACGTGACCGTGCACCAAGGAGAAGTCGTCGCGGTCATCGGCCCGTCGGGCGCGGGCAAGTCGACGCTGGCGCGGGTGGTCAACCACCTGGAGGTGCCCGACGAGGGCACCGTGGAGGTCAACGGGCGGGCCATCGGCAGGCGGGCCGACGGGCGCCCGGCGGGCAGCCGCGAGCTCGCCGAGCAGCGGCGCGACGTCGGCATGGTCTTCCAGCGCTTCAACCTCTTTCCACACAAGACGGTGCTGGAGAACGTGATGCTGGCGCCGGCGTACCTGCGCGTCGGCGCGCCGGACGAGATCCGGGCCAACGCGCTGGAACTGCTGCGCAAGGTCGGGCTTTCCGAGCACCTGCAACGGTATCCGCACGAGCTCTCCGGCGGGCAGCAGCAGCGCGTCGCCATCGCACGAGCGCTGGCGATGCGGCCCAGCGTGCTGCTGTTCGACGAGCCGACCTCCGCGCTGGACCCCGAACTCGTCGGCGAGGTGCTGTCGGTGATGTCGGACCTGGCGCAAGAAGGCCGGACCATGCTGGTGGTCACCCACGAACTCCGGTTCGTGCGCGACATCGCCGACTGGGTCGTGTTCGTCGACCACGGCCGGATCCTGCGGCAGGGCAGGCCGGAGGAGATCCTGCGCGGGGCGGGGGAGCAGCGCATCGAGCGCTTCTTCGCCAGCGTCAACCCGTGA